One genomic window of Cercospora beticola chromosome 5, complete sequence includes the following:
- a CDS encoding uncharacterized protein (antiSMASH:Cluster_13): MATQGTAKLDASLLTKTLNSDPRPLPSPGSAEVRLLDYHTDHMIIASWNVSTGWSSPSLQPYGPIPLAPSASALHYATECFEGLKLFRGPDGRLRLFRPIENCERMRSSAARVALPDFNASELEKLIVALCSHEAPKWLPKDQGDGSLYIRPTLVGTDTALATSRPRSAILFIFLTVFPKITSSITGPEAQPKPAEVPRKRLMKLLASDKDQIRAWPGGYGNTKVGANYGPTLHLQDQAKARGYDQILWLFGSERFVTEAGASNFFVVLRVNDRKWQLVTAPVEDGLILPGITRASILQLARERLQPAVGDAIQIDVVERQLTMSELFTAHGQGNVIEAFVSGTALFITPVGVICADDQDLEINSDPVDGFLCSQIIRSGLIGILSGKEDHDWALPLAED; encoded by the coding sequence ATGGCGACCCAAGGAACCGCAAAGCTCGACGCGAGCTTGTTGACGAAAACCCTGAACAGCGACCCAAGGCCGTTGCCTTCACCGGGTTCTGCTGAAGTGCGACTGTTGGACTATCACACTGACCACATGATCATTGCGTCTTGGAATGTGAGCACGGGCTGGTCTTCTCCCTCGCTGCAGCCATATGGACCGATTCCGCTTGCGCCATCCGCGTCCGCATTACATTACGCAACAGAATGTTTCGAAGGATTGAAACTGTTCCGTGGCCCAGATGGACGGCTGCGACTTTTCCGGCCCATTGAGAACTGTGAGCGCATGCGGAGCTCGGCTGCCAGAGTTGCATTGCCGGATTTCAATGCTTCTGAGCTAGAGAAGCTCATTGTCGCTCTGTGCTCTCATGAGGCACCGAAGTGGTTACCCAAAGATCAAGGAGATGGATCGTTGTACATCAGACCGACTCTCGTTGGAACTGATACAGCCCTCGCTACTTCGCGACCTCGCTCAGCTATACTTTTCATCTTTTTGACTGTGTTCCCTAAGATCACGAGCTCAATAACTGGCCCAGAAGCACAGCCAAAACCGGCGGAAGTGCCACGCAAAAGGTTGATGAAACTCCTCGCATCCGACAAGGACCAGATTCGTGCTTGGCCTGGAGGATATGGAAACACAAAGGTTGGCGCTAACTATGGTCCCACGCTGCATCTTCAAGACCAAGCAAAGGCTCGCGGATATGATCAGATTCTTTGGCTGTTTGGATCTGAGAGGTTCGTGACCGAGGCTGGTGCAAGCAATTTCTTTGTCGTGCTACGAGTCAATGATAGGAAGTGGCAACTAGTCACTGCTCCCGTGGAAGACGGTCTCATCCTTCCTGGAATTACGCGAGCAAGCATCTTGCAGTTGGCTCGCGAAAGGTTGCAACCCGCAGTGGGTGATGCCATTCAGATAGATGTCGTTGAAAGACAATTGACGATGAGCGAATTGTTCACTGCACATGGGCAGGGAAACGTTATCGAAGCTTTTGTCTCGGGGACTGCGCTTTTCATCACGCCTGTCGGCGTGATCTGCGCGGATGACCAAGATCTTGAGATCAATAGTGATCCTGTTGATGGATTCTTATGCTCTCAAATCATCAGAAGTGGCTTGATTGGTATCTTGAGCGGGAAGGAAGACCATGATTGGGCGTTGCCATTAGCTGAGGACTAG
- a CDS encoding uncharacterized protein (antiSMASH:Cluster_13~SMCOG1028:crotonyl-CoA reductase / alcohol dehydrogenase), with protein MAADHSLPLPDRQRAIKVVEASTVRLEKDVPLPKLEDEDVLVRVHCVALNPFDWKSLDLSPAPGSTFGCDVAGEVVAVGAKCRNNIKVGDRVFGPVKGNASDAPENGGFAEYATIREVVAWKVPDGMQFEHAATLGMSLMTVGLALHYMLKVPLPLDSPGNNGTGRYVFIYGGGTATGTLAVQCAALSGMQPVVACSPRHFARMKSLGVVACFDYHIPTVADDVREFTNDGLTEALDCITDSASMNICYNALGSQGGRYVGLDQFPIRSHTRRDVRPEWIVAWTVSGEGIRWKRPYARAPRPKHKVFGQTWNPVAQKLLDSGVLQTHPIDLRSGGLAAIPEGVDALRKGLTEGKKLVYSIV; from the exons ATGGCTGCTGACCAttctctgccactgccagaCCGCCAGCGAGCGATCAAGGTGGTCGAAGCGAGCACTGTTCGATTGGAAAAAGACGTCCCGTTACcgaagctcgaagacgaagatgttcTTGTACGAGTACATTGTGTAGCGCTGAATCCGTTTGATTG GAAATCGTTAGATCTTTCCCCAGCTCCAGGGTCAACTTTTGGCTGCGATGTCGCGGGTGAAGTTGTTGCAGTTGGTGCCAAATGCCGGAACAATATCAAGGTCGGCGACCGAGTCTTCGGCCCAGTCAAAGGCAACGCATCAGATGCTCCGGAAAATGGTGGTTTTGCGGAGTATGCCACTATACGCGAAGTCGTCGCATGGAAGGTCCCAGACGGAATGCAATTTGAGCATGCGGCGACGCTGGGGATGTCGCTCATGACGGTTGGCCTTGCGCTTCATTATATGCTGAAGGTTCCACTGCCGCTGGATTCTCCCGGAAATAATGGTACCGGACGTTATGTTTTCATCTATGGAGGTGGAACGGCCACAGGAACTTTGGCTGTTCAGTGTGCTGCACT GTCCGGAATGCAGCCCGTCGTAGCTTGTTCACCGCGACACTTCGCGCGCATGAAGTCGCTTGGAGTGGTTGCATGTTTTGATTACCATATCCCGACAGTGGCAGACGACGTCCGTGAATTCACCAATGATGGCCTCACAGAAGCTCTCGACTGCATCACAGATAGCGCGAGCATGAACATATGCTACAATGCGCTTGGCAGCCAGGGGGGACGATACGTGGGACTTGATCAATTCCCAATACGTTCTCATACGCGGCGCGACGTCCGCCCAGAGTGGATCGTGGCATGGACTGTGAGCGGAGAAGGCATTCGATGGAAACGGCCGTACGCCAGAGCGCCGCGACCAAAGCACAAGGTCTTCGGGCAGACGTGGAATCCGGTGGCTCAGAAGCTGCTGGACTCCGGGGTACTCCAGACGCATCCCATCGACCTACGAAGCGGAGGGCTAGCTGCCATCCCGGAAGGCGTCGATGCGTTGCGAAAAGGGCTAACGGAAGGCAAGAAACTGGTGTATTCCATCGTATAG
- a CDS encoding uncharacterized protein (SMCOG1034:cytochrome P450~antiSMASH:Cluster_13) has translation MELLFLGAIVAALGLLFKIFQFATQPRDHLADVPGPWYSKYTSLGFTFNALVPRVHEYVDGLHHKYGPVVRLGPNMVAVADPDGVADIFRSSRGYLKGPLYDSLLRSFFSTRDPVLHGQRRRLFARPLANSSLQTFWATEVRQRVTLTVQRIKRDAETNGEGDAYTWWNIMANDVITRLSFGESLNLLESDEHLGYIEAVKKTLRCSSLYRNFPRLMPVIKYLPIRRLQELLQARPKVEKYTAMAVENFRANVKQQDDQGKNRNIFTQIVAQADELDGETVRSITDDDIHDEALTLMLGGTDSTSSTLTYTTWAVLSHPEIQAELEEEVAGLSDGLSQKELEQARFLNAVIHESLRLYGPVAVGLQRVVPPGGARIAGFDLAPGTVVWPQMYTTRYDPNIWPDPLKFDPTRFLDVKLPSMAEGNLTPVQKKVYVPFGGGTRTCLGMNLAYMELRLGLALFFRECRGARLSKAMSPEDMTPDYFFVSSPKGRKCLITLPNW, from the exons ATGGAGCTTCTCTTCCTGGGAGCGATTGTCGCTGCCTTGGGCCTTCTCTTCAAAATCTTCCAG TTTGCAACGCAGCCTCGAGATCACCTTGCGGATGTACCCGGGCCATGGTACTCAAAGTACACCTCACTCGGATTTACCTTCAACGCTTTGGTTCCCCGTGTTCATGAATACGTCGACGGGCTACATCACAAATATGGCCCTGTTGTTCGTCTGGGCCCGAATATGGTCGCAGTCGCGGATCCTGATGGAGTTGCCGACATATTCCGATCCAGTCGTGGCTACTTGAAGGGGCCTTTGTACGACTCACTACTGCGTAGTTTCTTCTCAACCAGAGATCCCGTTCTACACGGCCAGCGTCGGCGTCTCTTTGCTCGTCCACTCGCAAACTCGTCTCTCCAGACTTTTTGGGCGACTGAGGTGCGCCAGCGCGTCACGCTTACTGTACAACGAATCAAGCGCGATGCGGAAACAAACGGCGAAGGCGATGCATACACATGGTGGAACATCATGGCCAATGACGTTATCACTAGGCTTTCGTTTGGCGAATCGCTCAACCTCCTGGAGTCTGACGAG CACTTAGGGTATATCGAGGCAGTAAAGAAAACGCTGCGATGCTCATCGCTCTATCGAAATTTTCCGAGGCTCATGCCGGTGATCAAATACCTTCCCATTCGTCGACTGCAAGAACTGCTTCAGGCGAGACCCAAGGTTGAGAAATACACCGCAATGGCAGTAGAGAACTTCCGCGCCAATGTGAAGCAGCAAGACGACCAAGGCAAAAATCGCAATATCTTCACGCAGATTGTGGCTCAAGCTGATGAATTGGACGGCGAGACTGTTCGATCTATCACAGACGATGACATACATGATGAGGCTCTCACACTCATGCTCGGTGGTACTGATAGCACATCCTCTACTTTGACTTACACAACTTGGGCCGTGCTGTCCCATCCTGAGATCCAGGCTGAactggaagaggaggttgCCGGTCTTTCTGACGGCTTGTCGCAGAAGGAGCTTGAGCAAGCGCGTTTCCTGAATGCGGTGATCCATGAGTCTTTACGACTCTACGGGCCTGTTGCCGTCGGCCTACAGCGCGTGGTCCCGCCTGGTGGTGCTCGTATAGCTGGTTTTGATCTTGCCCCCGGGACAGTGGTATGGCCACAAAT GTACACTACGCGTTACGATCCGAACATCTGGCCGGACCCGCTGAAGTTTGATCCAACCCGCTTTCTGGATGTCAAATTGCCATCCATGGCTGAGGGAAATCTGACACCCGTCCAGAAGAAAGTGTATGTCCCCTTTGGAGGCGGGACTCGCACGTGTCTCGGAATGAATCTGGCTTATATGGAACTGCGCCTCGGACTTGCTTTGTTCTTCAGGGAATGCAGAGGAGCCAGACTATCAAAAGCCATGTCGCCTGAGGATATGACTCCGGATTATTTCTTCGTGAGCTCTCCGAAAGGACGGAAATGCTTGATAACTCTTCCAAACTGGTAA
- a CDS encoding uncharacterized protein (antiSMASH:Cluster_13) → MGSVESELQYQLTPEHGGTDEIWPGLVKALRVPRVMVKMKITDVRGSESDYKVDKQGFAWVKAPTVQKTWEDDDEIKRVYYPECEELLKRVTGASHAFAFNHVQRGEDWSKVMKDVESYKDDDIEFRSANNCYIHCDYSYRGAEQFYERLVVNGPREDLKPLAAHPRRRWALINLWRPRKTINRDALCVADAHSIKDDELAEQTIRWLKPEQLTEEQKNHPQFKKYQAGAPDTFLWAVKPPADPESHKWYYASGMTPDEVLIFKMYDSRADDGIPRRVPHTSFRSEHDNGSPRESVELRAFVIWDDQDGDL, encoded by the coding sequence ATGGGCTCCGTCGAAAGCGAACTCCAATACCAGCTTACGCCCGAGCATGGCGGTACTGATGAGATTTGGCCTGGACTGGTCAAAGCTTTGAGAGTACCACGTgtgatggtgaagatgaagatcacAGATGTCCGTGGCTCAGAGTCTGATTACAAGGTCGATAAGCAAGGCTTTGCATGGGTAAAGGCGCCGACAGTTCAGAAGACTtgggaagatgatgatgagatcaAACGAGTCTACTACCCAGAATGCGAAGAGCTGCTCAAGAGAGTGACTGGGGCCTCTCATGCTTTTGCCTTCAACCACGTCCAGCGAGGCGAAGACTGGTCAAAGGTGATGAAAGATGTTGAAAGCTACAAAGACGACGATATTGAATTCCGCTCGGCCAACAATTGCTACATTCACTGCGACTATTCTTACCGCGGAGCTGAGCAATTCTACGAAAGACTCGTTGTCAATGGACCAAGAGAGGATCTCAAGCCTTTGGCCGCGCATCCCAGACGTCGCTGGGCTTTGATCAACCTCTGGCGACCTCGCAAGACAATCAATCGCGACGCCCTGTGTGTTGCCGATGCACACAGTATCAAAGATGATGAGCTTGCCGAGCAGACAATTCGCTGGCTCAAACCGGAGCAGCTCACTGAAGAACAGAAGAATCATCCCCAGTTCAAGAAGTATCAAGCTGGCGCGCCAGATACTTTCTTGTGGGCAGTGAAACCCCCAGCAGACCCGGAAAGTCACAAGTGGTACTACGCTTCAGGCATGACGCCCGATGAGGTTTTGATATTCAAGATGTATGATTCAAGAGCGGACGATGGGATTCCGCGGAGAGTCCCGCACACCTCGTTTAGGAGCGAACATGACAATGGGTCACCGAGGGAAAGCGTTGAACTACGAGCTTTCGTGATCTGGGATGATCAGGATGGTGATTTGTGA